The following are from one region of the Longimicrobium sp. genome:
- a CDS encoding AbrB/MazE/SpoVT family DNA-binding domain-containing protein yields the protein MYRTMTLRRIGGSLGGTLPKEVTERLNVGEGDKLFVVEREDGILLTPYDPTFEKAMKIYERGARKYRNALRELAK from the coding sequence ATGTACAGGACCATGACTCTGCGGCGGATCGGGGGCTCCTTGGGCGGCACGCTCCCGAAGGAAGTGACTGAGCGGTTGAACGTGGGCGAGGGCGATAAGCTGTTCGTCGTCGAGCGGGAGGACGGCATTCTCCTGACTCCCTACGATCCCACGTTCGAGAAGGCGATGAAGATCTACGAGCGCGGTGCGAGGAAGTACCGCAACGCGCTTCGGGAACTCGCGAAATAG
- a CDS encoding zinc ABC transporter substrate-binding protein — translation MLDRAGRWKEAAKNALAALAVAGALAACAPPEPTETQGRLHVVATIGMIKDLVENVGGDHVVVTGLMGPGVDPHLYKASEGDVRKLYRADVIFYGGLHLEARMAEVLEEMGERTRTVAVTGAIPKDSLLAPPEFKGAYDPHVWFDVRLWMMTIDRVEETLAAMDPANAGDYRANAARYRAELDALDRYVRAQAARVPDNKRVLITAHDAFNYFGRAYGFQVRGLQGISTAAEAGTADVQDLARFIATRKIPAVFVESSVPSRTIEAVREAVTARGYRVGMGGSLFSDAMGSPGTPEGSYVGMVRHNIDTIVGALLRDPDSR, via the coding sequence ATGCTGGATAGAGCCGGGAGGTGGAAGGAGGCGGCGAAGAACGCGCTGGCGGCGCTCGCGGTGGCGGGCGCCCTGGCCGCGTGCGCGCCGCCGGAGCCCACGGAGACGCAGGGGCGCCTGCACGTGGTCGCCACCATCGGGATGATCAAGGACCTGGTGGAGAACGTGGGCGGCGACCACGTGGTGGTGACCGGGCTGATGGGGCCGGGGGTGGACCCGCACCTCTACAAGGCCAGCGAGGGCGACGTCCGCAAGCTGTACCGGGCGGACGTGATCTTCTACGGCGGGCTGCACCTGGAGGCCAGGATGGCCGAGGTGCTGGAGGAGATGGGCGAGCGCACCCGCACCGTAGCCGTCACCGGCGCGATCCCCAAGGACAGCCTGCTGGCGCCGCCCGAGTTCAAGGGCGCCTACGACCCGCACGTGTGGTTCGACGTGCGTCTCTGGATGATGACCATCGACCGCGTGGAAGAGACGCTGGCGGCGATGGACCCCGCCAACGCCGGCGACTACCGCGCCAACGCCGCCCGCTACCGCGCCGAGCTGGATGCGCTGGACCGGTACGTGCGCGCCCAGGCGGCGCGCGTGCCCGACAACAAGCGGGTGCTGATCACGGCGCACGACGCCTTCAACTACTTCGGGCGGGCGTACGGCTTCCAGGTGCGCGGCCTGCAGGGGATCAGCACCGCGGCCGAGGCCGGCACCGCCGACGTGCAGGACCTGGCGCGCTTCATCGCCACGCGGAAGATCCCCGCGGTCTTCGTGGAGTCGTCGGTCCCCTCGCGCACCATCGAGGCGGTGCGCGAGGCGGTGACGGCCCGCGGCTACCGGGTGGGGATGGGGGGCTCGCTCTTCTCCGACGCCATGGGCAGCCCGGGGACGCCGGAGGGAAGCTACGTGGGGATGGTCCGCCACAACATCGACACCATCGTGGGCGCGCTGCTGCGCGACCCTGACTCCCGCTGA
- a CDS encoding tetratricopeptide repeat protein, with product MLRRFFASVAVAVALAAPAAAQNAPERPELPRGADPNDWEAYYDLGVVKLNAKLGRDAGAAFYWAARLEPQRAEPLYGMRAAVFMQDLTLWERYLADDERALRSPAALRADSLMVESLLRNPFVAPTLDVLLLDQLPGYWGQDRTTQGWLHFARGNLGQAARHFRAAIESNPRSNYRRRYSLATVLVVMGEMDSAAVQIQAMLDELRRRDEARVVVVYQSKETLEYALGLLHMARRRWPEARAAMERAVLENAGGHLGHRGLASIAQAEGKAAEAVEEYRQAVALGGEHPLLEYEFGDALLRAGAVEEAIEHLGRAVAREPYWADARLELGRACETAGKTAEALEAYERYAQLAPRKDAATVQAVRQRIERLRAAPPSAP from the coding sequence ATGCTCCGCCGATTCTTCGCCTCCGTCGCCGTCGCGGTGGCGCTCGCCGCGCCGGCCGCCGCGCAGAACGCCCCCGAGCGCCCCGAGCTGCCGCGGGGCGCCGACCCGAACGACTGGGAAGCCTACTACGACTTGGGCGTCGTCAAGCTCAACGCGAAGCTGGGGAGGGACGCCGGGGCGGCGTTCTACTGGGCCGCGCGCCTGGAGCCGCAGCGCGCGGAGCCGCTCTACGGGATGCGCGCCGCCGTGTTCATGCAGGACCTCACGCTCTGGGAGCGCTACCTGGCGGACGACGAGCGCGCGCTGCGGAGCCCGGCCGCGCTGCGCGCGGACTCGCTCATGGTCGAGTCGCTCCTGCGCAACCCGTTCGTCGCGCCCACCCTCGACGTGCTGCTGCTCGACCAGCTTCCCGGGTACTGGGGGCAGGACCGGACCACGCAGGGGTGGCTGCACTTCGCCCGCGGCAACCTGGGGCAGGCGGCGCGCCACTTCCGCGCGGCGATCGAGTCGAACCCCCGCTCCAACTATCGCCGCCGCTACTCCCTGGCGACGGTGCTGGTGGTGATGGGGGAGATGGACAGCGCCGCGGTGCAGATCCAGGCGATGCTCGACGAGCTGCGCCGGCGCGACGAGGCGCGCGTGGTGGTGGTCTACCAGTCGAAGGAGACGCTGGAGTACGCGCTGGGGCTGCTGCACATGGCGCGGCGGCGCTGGCCCGAGGCGCGCGCCGCCATGGAGCGCGCGGTGCTCGAGAACGCGGGCGGGCACCTGGGGCACCGCGGCCTCGCCTCCATCGCGCAGGCGGAGGGGAAGGCCGCCGAGGCGGTGGAGGAGTACCGGCAGGCGGTGGCGCTCGGCGGCGAGCACCCGCTGCTGGAGTACGAGTTCGGCGACGCCCTCCTGCGCGCCGGCGCCGTCGAGGAGGCCATCGAGCACCTGGGGCGCGCCGTCGCCCGGGAGCCGTACTGGGCCGACGCGCGCCTGGAGCTCGGCCGCGCCTGCGAGACCGCGGGGAAGACGGCGGAGGCGCTGGAGGCCTACGAGCGCTACGCCCAGCTCGCCCCCCGGAAGGACGCCGCCACCGTCCAGGCGGTCCGCCAGCGCATCGAGCGGCTCCGCGCCGCGCCGCCGTCCGCGCCGTGA
- a CDS encoding metal ABC transporter permease, which translates to MIALAPEQEIQWIAAVTAAACALPGVFLVLRRMALMSDAISHAILLGIVLAFFVTENIASPLLIAAAAATGVLTVSLVEALHRTRRVKEDAAIGLVFPALFSMGVILISRFAGNVHLDVDAVLLGELAFAPFNRLVVGGVDLGPRTLWVMIGILALNVAFILAFYKELKLTTFDAALAGALGFAPAVVHYAFMTLVSVTAVGAFDAVGSVLVVALMIAPPSAAYLLTDRLPRMIGLSVAIGVASALAGYWMSYLLDVSIAGSMATMTGVAFGLVFLFAPERGAVALARRRARQRWEFAQAMLAIHLLNHEASPAAATENRETHLHEHLRWEPGFARAVVRRAQGAGLVARVNGDRLALTDRGRSVAREMVAA; encoded by the coding sequence GTGATCGCGCTCGCGCCCGAACAGGAGATCCAGTGGATCGCGGCGGTGACGGCGGCCGCCTGCGCGCTCCCCGGCGTGTTCCTGGTGCTCCGGCGGATGGCGCTCATGAGCGACGCCATCAGCCACGCCATCCTGCTGGGGATCGTGCTGGCGTTCTTCGTCACCGAGAACATCGCCTCGCCGCTCCTGATCGCGGCCGCGGCGGCCACGGGGGTGCTCACCGTGTCGCTGGTGGAGGCGCTGCACCGCACCCGCCGGGTGAAGGAGGACGCGGCGATCGGGCTGGTGTTCCCCGCGCTGTTCAGCATGGGGGTGATCCTGATCTCGCGCTTCGCGGGGAACGTGCACCTGGACGTGGACGCGGTGCTGCTGGGCGAGCTGGCGTTCGCGCCGTTCAACCGCCTGGTCGTCGGCGGGGTGGACCTGGGGCCGCGGACTCTCTGGGTGATGATCGGGATCCTGGCGCTGAACGTGGCCTTCATCCTGGCGTTCTACAAGGAGCTCAAGCTCACCACCTTCGACGCGGCGCTGGCCGGGGCGCTGGGCTTCGCGCCGGCGGTGGTGCACTACGCCTTCATGACGCTGGTGTCGGTGACGGCCGTGGGCGCCTTCGACGCCGTGGGCTCGGTGCTGGTGGTGGCGCTGATGATCGCCCCGCCGTCGGCGGCGTACCTGCTGACGGACCGGCTGCCGCGGATGATCGGGCTGAGCGTGGCGATCGGGGTGGCGAGCGCGCTGGCGGGGTACTGGATGTCGTACCTGCTCGACGTCTCCATCGCGGGGTCGATGGCGACGATGACGGGGGTGGCGTTCGGGCTGGTGTTCCTCTTCGCGCCGGAGCGCGGGGCGGTGGCGCTGGCCCGGCGGCGGGCGCGCCAGCGCTGGGAGTTCGCGCAGGCCATGCTGGCGATCCACCTGCTGAACCACGAGGCGTCGCCCGCGGCCGCGACGGAGAACCGGGAGACGCACCTGCACGAGCACCTGCGCTGGGAGCCCGGCTTCGCGCGCGCGGTGGTGCGCCGCGCGCAGGGCGCCGGCCTGGTGGCGCGCGTGAACGGCGACCGCCTGGCGCTCACCGACCGCGGCCGCTCCGTCGCCCGCGAGATGGTGGCGGCGTAG
- a CDS encoding PHB depolymerase family esterase, with protein sequence MPGRRRSLAALLLGLAAAGCGGSVTDADPPIDAPGDYVRTLSSGGRDRTYELHVPPGWTRSARLPVVLVFHAVPGTAQGIQAITRFNAVADERGFIAAYPRAATGDWELGCGGCTAAELEGVDDVRFVRALIDEIGAEAGAGTSRVYVAGYSQGALLAHHLACAMADRVAAFASVAATMLEPTANDCTSTRRVPALFIHGTADAVFPPGGLTAGGLTSLSLDATIEFWLARNGCTGVGTPTVLPDTQADGTTVTRTTFPGCPASGEVVLYQVVGGGHTWPGAAPGTLPAALGPVSRDVDASELLGEFFARH encoded by the coding sequence ATGCCCGGCAGAAGACGATCCCTCGCGGCGCTGCTCCTGGGGCTCGCCGCCGCGGGCTGCGGCGGGAGCGTGACCGACGCCGACCCGCCGATCGACGCCCCCGGCGACTACGTCCGTACCCTCAGTTCGGGCGGGCGCGACCGCACCTACGAGTTGCACGTGCCGCCGGGGTGGACTCGCTCCGCGCGGCTGCCGGTCGTGCTCGTCTTCCACGCCGTGCCGGGCACCGCGCAGGGGATCCAGGCCATCACCCGCTTCAACGCGGTGGCCGACGAGCGCGGCTTCATCGCCGCCTACCCCAGGGCCGCGACGGGGGACTGGGAGCTGGGGTGCGGCGGGTGTACGGCGGCCGAGCTGGAGGGAGTGGACGACGTCCGTTTCGTGCGCGCCCTGATCGACGAGATCGGGGCGGAGGCGGGGGCCGGCACCTCGCGCGTCTACGTGGCCGGGTACTCGCAGGGCGCGCTGCTGGCGCACCACCTGGCCTGCGCGATGGCGGACCGGGTGGCCGCCTTCGCCAGCGTCGCCGCCACGATGCTGGAGCCCACCGCAAACGACTGCACGTCCACGCGGCGCGTGCCGGCGCTCTTCATTCACGGCACCGCGGACGCCGTGTTCCCGCCGGGCGGGCTCACGGCGGGCGGGCTCACCTCGCTCTCGCTCGACGCGACCATCGAGTTCTGGCTGGCGCGCAACGGCTGCACGGGCGTGGGGACACCGACGGTCCTTCCCGACACGCAGGCCGACGGCACGACGGTGACCCGCACCACCTTCCCGGGCTGCCCGGCGAGCGGCGAGGTGGTGCTCTACCAAGTGGTCGGCGGCGGCCACACCTGGCCCGGCGCCGCCCCGGGCACCCTTCCCGCCGCGCTCGGCCCCGTCAGCCGCGACGTGGACGCCAGCGAGCTCCTCGGCGAGTTCTTCGCGCGGCACTGA
- a CDS encoding type II toxin-antitoxin system death-on-curing family toxin, which translates to MAAEPVWLSRELVDQIHANQIEEHGGSHGARDDGLIESALERPRNRWQYDPEADLHSLAAAYGYGLAKNHGYIDGNKRVAYMAMYVFLGLNGLEIEVAEPETVMAMLEVAAGERSEDQLVEWLREHTIPFE; encoded by the coding sequence ATGGCTGCCGAGCCGGTCTGGCTGAGCCGCGAACTCGTCGATCAAATCCATGCGAATCAGATCGAAGAGCACGGAGGAAGCCACGGGGCGCGTGATGATGGTCTGATCGAGTCCGCACTGGAGCGCCCACGAAACCGCTGGCAGTACGATCCTGAGGCGGATCTTCATTCACTTGCAGCAGCGTACGGATACGGGCTCGCCAAGAATCACGGCTACATTGACGGGAACAAGCGTGTCGCATACATGGCGATGTATGTGTTCCTGGGCCTCAATGGACTCGAAATCGAGGTGGCCGAGCCCGAGACCGTGATGGCCATGCTGGAAGTCGCGGCCGGAGAGCGCTCGGAAGATCAACTCGTGGAGTGGCTCCGGGAGCATACAATTCCCTTCGAATAG
- a CDS encoding metal ABC transporter ATP-binding protein: protein MNAISAPAIEVNDLTVAYREKPVLWDVDLEVPAGVLMAIVGPNGAGKSTLIKAMLGLVRAAAGQVLFFGRPYAEQRRLVAYVPQRGSVDWDFPTSVLDVVMMGCYGALGWLRRPGRQQREAACRALEQVGMQEFAERQISQLSGGQQQRVFLARALVQSAQLYLMDEPFQGVDAKTERAIVGVLQELRRQGKTVVCVHHDLETVPEYFDQVLLLNVRRIASGRVDEVFTEENLRLTYGGRTPFLQRRGGGVMSALSAGHAEPRPIGRAAFS from the coding sequence ATGAACGCCATTTCCGCACCCGCCATCGAGGTGAACGACCTCACCGTGGCCTACCGCGAGAAGCCGGTGCTGTGGGACGTGGACCTGGAGGTGCCCGCCGGGGTGCTGATGGCCATCGTGGGCCCCAACGGCGCGGGGAAGTCCACCCTGATCAAGGCCATGCTGGGGCTCGTCCGCGCGGCGGCCGGGCAGGTGCTCTTCTTCGGCCGGCCGTACGCGGAGCAGCGCCGGCTGGTGGCGTACGTCCCCCAGCGCGGGAGCGTGGACTGGGACTTCCCCACCAGCGTGCTGGACGTGGTGATGATGGGGTGCTACGGCGCGCTGGGGTGGCTCCGGCGCCCGGGGCGGCAGCAGCGCGAGGCGGCGTGCCGGGCGCTGGAGCAGGTGGGGATGCAGGAGTTCGCGGAGCGGCAGATCTCGCAGCTCTCGGGCGGGCAGCAGCAGCGGGTGTTCCTGGCGCGCGCCCTGGTGCAGAGCGCGCAGCTGTACCTGATGGACGAGCCGTTCCAGGGGGTCGACGCCAAGACGGAGCGCGCCATCGTGGGCGTGCTCCAGGAGCTGCGCCGCCAGGGAAAGACGGTCGTCTGCGTGCACCACGACCTGGAGACGGTGCCCGAGTACTTCGACCAGGTGCTGCTGCTGAACGTGCGCCGCATCGCCTCGGGGCGGGTGGACGAGGTGTTCACCGAGGAGAACCTGCGGCTCACCTACGGGGGGCGCACGCCCTTTCTCCAGCGCCGCGGCGGCGGGGTGATGTCGGCGCTCTCGGCGGGGCACGCCGAGCCGCGGCCGATCGGGCGGGCGGCGTTCAGCTAG
- a CDS encoding error-prone DNA polymerase produces the protein MGQRDYVELHCHSAFSLSDGASTPETLAARAAELGYPALALTDHDDLGGAVRFAKACAEAGIQPVFGAEITLADRSHLTLIVENPRGWSNLCALLTQARMQAPRGEPGISFHDLSAYAGGLVALTGCPQGRVPRLLREERYAEAREEVGRLRDVFGDRLYLELWDHRTHGEASLSADLLELAKETGVPWTVTHDVHYATPEARAVHDLLVCVRRQVTLEEAHRRGLLRPSAEWCLQPPEEMARRWRHAPEGIRRTREIAERAEGFVFGKLGPVHPHFPSPARWGNADDYLDHLARTGLRERLPGATYRHWKQLEHELSTIRALSLADHFLVCWDICRFARERGIMCQGRGSAANSIVCYALRVTAVDPVAHSLLFERFLSLERPEPPDIDIDFAALDARERVLQYVYEKYGRDHAAMVCTHVEYRGRSAVRDAVRVLGLPVATGDFLAKRIDGYTPARTAAEWLDLAEGKALKAVGLDPAGPTARALVKLVAGLDGLPRHRGIHSGGFVISARPLSSVVPIEPASMPNRTVIQWDKDDCADAGLPKFDLLGLGMLRLLGECLEHVKAWRGREVDIGRLPMDDAEVYRQIRAADTVGLFQIESRAQANFLPRLKPREFYDIVISVGAIRPGPMLGGQVKEMMARRRGQAPTEYPHPDLEPVLARTHGLALFQEQLMRCAIVVSGCTPGEADRLRRAMSRKRSSDEMHKATAAIRAGMAARGVAGEAAEKVLGWLEACASYTFPESHAISFALLAYASAWLRHYYPAEYLCSILNAQPMGFYPVSTLIHDAKEHGVEVRPIDLAHSAWDCTLEPKCPVPSAQGPGGSEQFPGTGHLELGTPRGDPAVRMGLRYVRGLGAVAGARLKAELAKRPFTSASDVVARFDSEAGLRALAAAGAFRSWIAGGPRQALWTVLGELRARRSGGPLAPAEVAPEARIPALVPTERTLLDHRATGFDLEGHPMRHLREWLRGLGVKTVAELRDERRRQGEPVTAAGVVIVRQRPGTAKGFVFVGLEDETGRLDVIVSPRVYAEQREILNGSGILAVRGKLGKEDGVTNLRAETFYQLRLDDAAQVVASHDYH, from the coding sequence ATGGGGCAACGAGATTACGTAGAGCTGCACTGTCACAGCGCCTTCTCGCTGAGCGACGGCGCCAGTACGCCCGAGACGCTCGCCGCCCGCGCGGCCGAGCTCGGCTACCCCGCCCTCGCGCTCACCGACCACGACGACCTGGGCGGCGCCGTCCGTTTCGCGAAGGCGTGCGCGGAGGCCGGAATCCAGCCGGTTTTCGGGGCGGAAATCACGCTGGCGGACCGCTCTCACCTCACCCTGATTGTGGAAAACCCGCGGGGGTGGAGCAACCTCTGCGCGCTGCTCACTCAGGCGCGGATGCAGGCCCCCCGCGGCGAGCCCGGCATCTCCTTCCACGACCTCTCCGCGTACGCCGGGGGGCTGGTCGCTCTGACCGGCTGCCCCCAGGGGCGCGTCCCCCGGCTCCTGCGGGAGGAGCGCTACGCCGAGGCGCGCGAGGAGGTGGGGCGGCTCCGCGACGTCTTCGGCGACCGGCTGTACCTGGAGCTGTGGGACCACCGCACCCACGGCGAGGCGTCGCTCTCGGCCGACCTGCTGGAGCTGGCGAAGGAGACGGGGGTGCCCTGGACCGTCACCCACGACGTGCACTACGCCACGCCCGAAGCGCGCGCCGTGCACGACCTGCTGGTGTGCGTGCGCCGCCAGGTGACGCTGGAGGAGGCGCACCGCCGGGGGCTGCTGCGCCCCTCGGCCGAGTGGTGCCTGCAGCCGCCCGAAGAGATGGCGCGCCGCTGGCGGCACGCGCCCGAGGGGATCCGGCGCACCCGCGAGATCGCCGAGCGGGCGGAAGGGTTCGTCTTCGGCAAGCTGGGGCCCGTGCACCCGCACTTCCCCTCCCCCGCGCGCTGGGGAAACGCCGACGACTACCTGGACCACCTGGCCAGAACGGGGCTGCGCGAGCGGCTCCCCGGGGCCACCTACCGGCACTGGAAGCAGCTCGAGCACGAGCTCTCCACCATCCGCGCGCTCTCGCTGGCCGACCACTTCCTGGTGTGCTGGGACATCTGCCGCTTCGCACGCGAGCGGGGGATCATGTGCCAGGGGCGCGGCTCGGCGGCCAACTCCATCGTCTGCTACGCGCTCCGGGTGACGGCGGTGGACCCGGTGGCCCATTCGCTCCTCTTCGAGCGCTTCCTCTCGCTGGAGCGCCCCGAGCCGCCCGACATCGACATCGACTTCGCCGCGCTGGACGCCCGCGAGCGCGTGCTGCAGTACGTCTACGAGAAGTACGGGCGCGACCACGCCGCCATGGTCTGCACCCACGTGGAGTACCGGGGGCGCTCCGCCGTGCGCGACGCCGTGCGGGTGCTCGGCCTCCCCGTGGCGACGGGCGACTTCCTGGCCAAGCGGATCGACGGGTACACCCCGGCGCGCACCGCCGCCGAGTGGCTGGACCTGGCCGAGGGGAAGGCGCTGAAGGCGGTGGGGCTCGACCCCGCCGGGCCCACGGCGCGGGCGCTGGTGAAGCTCGTCGCCGGGCTCGACGGCCTGCCGCGCCACCGGGGGATCCACAGCGGCGGCTTCGTGATCTCCGCGCGCCCGCTCTCCTCCGTGGTCCCCATCGAGCCCGCGTCGATGCCCAACCGCACGGTGATCCAGTGGGACAAGGACGACTGCGCCGACGCGGGGCTGCCGAAGTTCGACCTGCTGGGGCTGGGGATGCTGCGCCTCCTGGGCGAGTGCCTGGAGCACGTGAAGGCGTGGCGGGGCAGGGAGGTCGACATCGGCCGCCTGCCGATGGACGACGCCGAGGTGTACCGCCAGATCCGCGCGGCCGACACGGTGGGGCTCTTCCAGATCGAGAGCCGCGCGCAGGCCAACTTCCTCCCGCGGCTGAAGCCCAGGGAGTTCTACGACATCGTGATCAGCGTGGGCGCCATCCGCCCGGGGCCGATGCTGGGCGGGCAGGTGAAGGAGATGATGGCGCGCCGCCGCGGCCAGGCGCCCACCGAGTACCCGCACCCCGACCTGGAGCCGGTGCTGGCCCGCACGCACGGGCTGGCGCTCTTCCAGGAGCAGCTGATGCGCTGCGCCATCGTGGTGAGCGGCTGCACCCCCGGCGAGGCCGACCGCCTGCGCCGGGCGATGAGCCGCAAGCGCTCCAGCGACGAGATGCACAAGGCCACCGCCGCGATCCGCGCGGGGATGGCGGCGCGCGGGGTGGCGGGCGAGGCGGCCGAGAAGGTGCTCGGGTGGCTGGAGGCGTGCGCCAGCTACACCTTCCCCGAGAGCCACGCCATCAGCTTCGCGCTGCTGGCGTACGCGAGCGCGTGGCTGCGGCACTACTACCCGGCCGAGTACCTCTGCTCGATCCTCAACGCCCAGCCGATGGGCTTCTACCCCGTCTCCACGCTGATCCACGACGCGAAGGAGCACGGCGTCGAGGTGCGGCCGATCGACCTGGCGCACAGCGCGTGGGACTGCACTTTGGAACCGAAGTGCCCAGTGCCCAGTGCCCAGGGCCCAGGAGGATCGGAGCAGTTCCCGGGCACTGGGCACTTGGAACTGGGCACTCCCCGCGGCGACCCCGCCGTGCGCATGGGCCTGCGCTACGTCCGCGGCCTGGGCGCCGTGGCGGGGGCCCGGCTCAAGGCGGAGCTGGCGAAGCGGCCGTTCACCTCCGCGTCCGACGTGGTGGCGCGCTTCGACTCCGAGGCGGGGCTGCGCGCGCTGGCGGCGGCGGGGGCGTTCCGCTCGTGGATCGCAGGGGGCCCGCGGCAGGCGCTCTGGACGGTGCTGGGCGAGCTGCGCGCGCGCCGCAGCGGCGGCCCCCTGGCCCCGGCCGAGGTGGCGCCCGAGGCGCGCATCCCCGCGCTGGTGCCCACCGAGCGCACGCTGCTGGACCACCGCGCCACCGGCTTCGACCTGGAGGGCCACCCCATGCGCCACCTGCGCGAGTGGCTGCGCGGGCTGGGGGTGAAGACGGTGGCCGAGCTGCGCGACGAGCGGCGCCGGCAGGGCGAGCCGGTGACCGCGGCGGGCGTGGTGATCGTGCGCCAGCGGCCGGGCACCGCCAAGGGCTTCGTGTTCGTGGGGCTGGAAGACGAGACGGGGCGCCTGGACGTGATCGTGAGCCCCAGGGTCTACGCCGAGCAGCGCGAGATCCTGAACGGCAGCGGCATCCTGGCCGTACGCGGGAAGCTGGGGAAGGAGGACGGCGTCACCAACCTGCGCGCCGAGACCTTCTACCAGCTCCGCCTGGACGACGCCGCCCAGGTCGTCGCCTCGCACGACTACCACTGA
- a CDS encoding metal ABC transporter permease — MMALPDLFGDYTLRTVALGAAALGAVSGSLGSFAVLRKQSLLGDAISHAALPGIALAFLLTGSKASLVLVLGAAAAGWLGTLIVMRIVGTTRVKEDSALGIVLSVFFGLGLVLLTYIQKRPDASQAGLDRFLFGQAATLLHRDVILIASLGAVALLVAALFWKEFKLLAFDPDFGSSLGFPMRAMDVLLTSVLVLSIVIGLQTVGVVLMSAMVVAPASAARQWTDRTGRMVFLAGGFGALAGVSGAVVSSLGQHVPTGPTIVLCLSVLVAASIAFAPNRGLAWEWVRQQRNRRRLHMEAVLGDLAALARQHPGQAHGHATAALEAMHPGAHHELMALESRGLARQTAEGEWAITPAGQAQAERRGGRLREVEP, encoded by the coding sequence ATGATGGCGCTCCCCGACCTCTTCGGCGACTACACGCTGCGCACGGTGGCGCTCGGCGCGGCGGCGCTGGGCGCGGTGAGCGGCTCGCTGGGCTCGTTCGCGGTGCTGCGCAAGCAGAGCCTGCTGGGCGACGCCATCAGCCACGCGGCGCTCCCCGGGATCGCGCTGGCCTTCCTCCTCACCGGGAGCAAGGCGTCGCTGGTGCTAGTGCTGGGCGCGGCCGCCGCGGGGTGGCTGGGGACGCTGATCGTGATGCGCATCGTGGGCACCACGCGGGTGAAGGAGGACAGCGCGCTGGGGATCGTGCTCTCGGTGTTCTTCGGGCTGGGGCTGGTGCTGCTCACCTACATCCAGAAGCGCCCCGACGCCAGCCAGGCGGGGCTCGACCGCTTCCTCTTCGGCCAGGCGGCCACGCTGCTGCACCGCGACGTGATCCTGATCGCCTCGCTGGGCGCGGTGGCGCTCCTGGTGGCGGCGCTCTTCTGGAAGGAGTTCAAGCTGCTGGCCTTCGACCCCGACTTCGGCTCGAGCCTGGGCTTCCCGATGCGGGCGATGGACGTGCTGCTCACCTCGGTGCTCGTCCTCTCGATCGTGATCGGGCTGCAGACGGTGGGCGTGGTGCTGATGAGCGCGATGGTGGTGGCGCCGGCGTCGGCCGCGCGGCAGTGGACCGACCGCACCGGGCGGATGGTGTTCCTGGCCGGGGGCTTCGGGGCGCTGGCCGGGGTCTCGGGCGCGGTGGTGAGCAGCCTGGGGCAGCACGTGCCCACCGGGCCCACCATCGTGCTCTGCCTGAGCGTGCTGGTGGCGGCGTCGATCGCCTTCGCGCCGAACCGGGGGCTGGCGTGGGAGTGGGTGCGGCAGCAGCGCAACCGGCGGCGGCTGCACATGGAGGCCGTGCTCGGCGACCTGGCGGCGCTGGCGCGCCAGCACCCGGGGCAGGCGCACGGCCACGCCACGGCGGCGCTGGAGGCGATGCACCCGGGTGCGCACCACGAGCTGATGGCGCTGGAGTCGCGCGGGCTGGCGCGGCAGACGGCGGAGGGGGAGTGGGCCATCACCCCCGCCGGGCAGGCGCAGGCCGAGCGGCGCGGCGGCCGCCTGAGGGAGGTGGAGCCGTGA
- a CDS encoding GNAT family protein, whose protein sequence is MAAFTFQPMDEESAREILAWRYAGLYAVYDPGTGDPDAALRTFLDPANAYFAVRDGDGALVAYWCFGPDARVPGGDYAGEALDVGGGVRPELTGRGRGLPLLEAALGFARERFHPPAFRVTVAEWNARALRACERAGFVVEQSFANPEGTRFAVLRRPG, encoded by the coding sequence ATGGCCGCCTTCACCTTCCAGCCGATGGACGAGGAGAGCGCCCGCGAGATCCTCGCCTGGCGCTACGCCGGCCTGTACGCGGTCTACGATCCCGGCACGGGAGATCCGGACGCAGCGCTGCGCACCTTCCTCGATCCCGCGAACGCGTACTTCGCCGTGCGGGATGGAGACGGCGCGCTCGTCGCCTACTGGTGCTTCGGGCCGGACGCGCGCGTTCCCGGCGGCGACTACGCGGGCGAGGCGCTGGACGTCGGCGGCGGCGTGCGCCCGGAGCTGACGGGGCGCGGGCGAGGACTCCCGTTGCTGGAAGCGGCGCTCGGCTTCGCCCGTGAGCGGTTCCACCCGCCCGCCTTCCGCGTCACCGTCGCCGAATGGAACGCCCGTGCGCTCAGGGCTTGCGAGCGCGCGGGCTTCGTCGTGGAGCAGAGCTTCGCGAACCCGGAGGGGACGCGCTTCGCCGTGCTGCGGCGTCCGGGCTAG